Proteins from one Astatotilapia calliptera chromosome 8, fAstCal1.2, whole genome shotgun sequence genomic window:
- the vstm4b gene encoding V-set and transmembrane domain-containing protein 4, protein MLHASAGEAEAQEKKRRRKPGASFLHMHLTESLWRLQLWKMKISSVVLAFLTRVLFADLCLAINATITPSPFTVAQEGENITLTCVVSQRRRNTALPVVKWTFLPAGTDQPEDELLIARVNMRKERFYGNYTKSFPWPKMKLTVVKQGKIFELVILNVSEGDRGLYMCRVQEFKKHQARWKASSNYTAATELRVHVLPATKAKESLWSLFEDVYLCAVLICSVGLLCMCMFTVTVTCQYIHRKKRLKDNYHLVKSPQNSSGETVTSVISVSPALPKKERRYRKKRSRDYQEEIPPEIPAKVPIGDKTHKPKLLKPQPRKVVLPRIVEENLTYAELDLVKPIPETKASRSGTVYAQILFEEQQL, encoded by the exons ATGTTACACGCCTCAGCTGGAGAGGCGGAGGcgcaggagaagaagaggaggaggaaacctGGGGCTTCTTTTCTTCACATGCATTTAACTGAGAGTTTATGGAGGTTGCAGTTGTGGAAAATGAAGATCTCCTCTGTGGTCTTGGCTTTCCTGACCCGAGTTCTGTTTGCAG ATCTGTGTTTGGCCATCAACGCCACCATCACCCCTTCTCCCTTCACGGTGGCCCAGGAGGGAGAAAATATCACACTTACTTGTGTTGTTTCCCAGCGACGTCGCAACACAGCGTTACCTGTGGTTAAATGGACCTTTCTACCGGCGGGCACAGATCAACCAGAAGACGAACTCCTCATCGCCCGTGTCAATATGAGGAAGGAGCGTTTCTATGGCAACTACACAAAAAGTTTCCCATGGCCAAAGATGAAGCTGACAGTGGTGAAACAGGGGAAGATCTTTGAGCTGGTTATCTTGAACGTGTCCGAGGGGGACCGGGGGCTCTACATGTGCCGGGTGCAGGAGTTTAAAAAGCATCAGGCTCGCTGGAAAGCTTCATCCAACTACACTGCTGCTACTGAGCTCAGAG TGCATGTCCTACCGGCCACCAAGGCCAAAGAAAGTCTGTGGAGCTTGTTTGAAG atgtGTACCTGTGTGCAGTGCTGATCTGCTCAGTGGGTctgctgtgcatgtgcatgttcaCCGTGACAGTGACCTGCCAGTACATACATAGGAAGAAGAGGCTAAAAG ACAATTACCACTTGGTCAAAAGCCCGCAAAACAG CTCAGGAGAAACAGTCACCAGTGTGATCAGTGTGTCTCCTGCTCTACCAAAGAAGGAGAGGAGATACAGGAAGAAAAGGAGCCGAGACTACCAAGAGGAGATACCACCAGAGATACCGGCAAAAG TTCCCATTggagacaaaacacacaaaccgaAACTTTTAAAACCTCAACCAAGAAAAGTAGTGTTG CCGAGGATAGTGGAGGAGAACCTGACCTACGCAGAGCTGGATCTGGTGAAGCCAATTCCAGAGACCAAGGCATCACGTAGTGGCACAGTGTACGCCCAGATACTGTTCGAAGAACAGCAGCTATGA